A single region of the Salmo salar chromosome ssa16, Ssal_v3.1, whole genome shotgun sequence genome encodes:
- the LOC106574070 gene encoding ELAV-like protein 1 isoform X1 codes for MAVRRGHIRYLKVCEVQSCQGDNRESQQHVSKGSINMKQEAYDNGYDEHMEDEPKDAKTNLIVNYLPQNMSQDELRSLFSSIGEVESAKLIRDKVAGNPYHKNQSHSLGYGFVNYVNASDAERAINTLNGLRLQSKTIKVSFARPSSDGIKDANLYISGLPKTMTQKDVEDMFTRYGRIINSRVLVDQASGLSRGVAFIRFDKRAEAEDAIKDLNGQKPPGASEPITVKFAASPNQAKNSQLINQLYHNQGRRFGGPVHHQAQRFRFSPMSVDHMSGMSTVSAQGNSTAGWCIFIYNLGQDADEGILWQMFGPFGAVTNVKVIRDFNTNKCKGFGFVTMTNYEEAAMAIASLNGYRIGDKILQVSFKTSKGGHK; via the exons ATGGCAGTCAGAAGGGGACACATCAGATACCTCAAA GTGTGTGAGGTACAGAGTTGTCAGGGTGACAATAGGGAGTCACAACAGCATGTCAGTAAGGGTTCAATTAACATGAAG CAAGAAGCTTATGATAATGGTTACGACGAACACATGGAAGATGAGCCCAAAGATGCCAAAACCAACCTTATTGTCAATTACCTGCCCCAGAACATGAGTCAGGACGAGTTGCGGAGTCTCTTCAGCAGCATCGGCGAGGTGGAGTCTGCCAAACTCATCCGCGATAAAGTGGCAGGTAATCCCTATCACAAAAACCAGA GCCACAGTTTAGGGTACGGATTTGTTAACTATGTTAACGCTAGTGATGCAGAAAGGGCTATCAATACCCTCAATGGGCTGAGACTACAGTCTAAAACTATCAAG GTGTCCTTTGCCAGGCCGAGCTCTGACGGTATTAAGGATGCCAATCTTTACATTAGTGGGCTGCCCAAGACCATGACACAGAAAGACGTGGAGGATATGTTCACACGCTATGGCCGCATCATCAACTCACGTGTCTTGGTGGATCAGGCCTCTG GCCTGTCCAGGGGTGTGGCCTTTATCCGCTTTGACAAACGGGCCGAGGCGGAGGACGCTATCAAAGACCTGAACGGGCAGAAACCCCCGGGTGCCTCGGAGCCTATCACAGTGAAGTTTGCTGCCAGCCCCAACCAGGCCAAGAACTCCCAGCTCATCAACCAGCTCTACCACAACCAGGGCCGGCGCTTTGGAGGTCCAGTACACCACCAGGCCCAGAGATTCAG GTTCTCTCCAATGAGTGTGGACCACATGAGCGGCATGTCTACGGTTAGCGCTCAGGGGAACTCCACTGCTGGATGGTGTATCTTCATCTACAACCTGGGCCAGGACGCTGACGAAGGCATCCTGTGGCAGATGTTCGGGCCGTTCGGAGCCGTCACCAACGTCAAGGTCATCCGAGACTTCAACACCAACAAGTGCAAAGGCTTCGGCTTCGTCACCATGACCAACTACGAGGAGGCCGCCATGGCCATCGCCAGCCTCAACGGTTACCGCATTGGAGACAAGATCCTGCAGGTTTCCTTCAAAACCAGCAAGGGGGGTCACAAGTAA
- the LOC106574076 gene encoding protein PELPK1-like → MPIHQAHPNLKRKAESIGIGTVGSTVNNAKRPKIEAHLEKNMKTAPKAPAAKKPALKAPAAKKPALKAPAAKKPALKAPAAKKPALKAPAAKKPALKAPAAKKPALKAHAAKKPALKAPAPKAPAAKKPAPKAPAPKAPAAKKPAPKAPVPKAPAAKKPAPKAPAAKKPAPKAPAAKKPAPKAPAAKKPALKAPAAKKPALKAPAAKKPALKAPAAKKPAPKAPAAKKPAAAKKPKVKKPAAAKKPKVKKPAAAKKPKVKKPAAAKKPKVKKPAAAKKPKVKKPAAAKKPKVKKPAAAKKPKVKKPAAAKKPKVKKPAAAKKPKVKKPAAAKKPKVKKPAAKKKLNKGLKHKSTRCMCLKFFL, encoded by the coding sequence ATGCCTATTCACCAAGCCCACCCCAACCTGAAGAGGAAGGCTGAAAGCATTGGAATTGGAACAGTTGGAAGCACTGTAAATAACGCCAAGAGGCCCAAAATTGAGGCCCACCTTGAGAAAAACATGAAGACTGCACCCAAGGCACCTGCAGCCAAGAAGCCTGCACTCAAGGCACCTGCAGCCAAGAAGCCTGCACTCAAGGCACCTGCAGCCAAGAAGCCTGCACTCAAGGCACCTGCAGCCAAGAAGCCTGCACTCAAGGCACCTGCAGCCAAGAAGCCTGCACTCAAGGCACCTGCAGCCAAGAAGCCTGCACTCAAGGCACATGCAGCCAAGAAGCCTGCACTCAAGGCACCTGCACCCAAGGCACCTGCAGCCAAGAAGCCTGCACCCAAGGCACCTGCACCCAAGGCACCTGCAGCCAAGAAGCCTGCACCCAAAGCACCTGTACCCAAGGCACCTGCAGCCAAGAAGCCTGCACCCAAGGCACCTGCAGCCAAGAAGCCTGCACCCAAGGCACCTGCAGCCAAGAAGCCTGCACCCAAGGCACCTGCAGCCAAGAAGCCTGCACTCAAGGCACCTGCAGCCAAGAAGCCTGCACTCAAGGCACCTGCAGCCAAGAAGCCTGCACTCAAGGCACCTGCAGCCAAGAAGCCTGCACCCAAGGCACCTGCAGCCAAGAAGCCTGCTGCAGCTAAGAAGCCTAAAGTCAAAAAGCCTGCTGCAGCTAAGAAGCCTAAAGTCAAAAAGCCTGCTGCAGCTAAGAAGCCTAAAGTCAAAAAGCCTGCTGCAGCTAAGAAGCCTAAAGTCAAGAAGCCTGCTGCAGCTAAGAAGCCTAAAGTCAAGAAGCCTGCTGCAGCTAAGAAGCCTAAAGTCAAGAAGCCTGCTGCAGCTAAGAAGCCTAAAGTCAAAAAGCCTGCTGCAGCTAAGAAGCCTAAAGTCAAAAAGCCTGCTGCAGCTAAGAAGCCTAAAGTCAAAAAGCCTGCTGCAGCTAAGAAGCCTAAAGTCAAAAAGCCTGCTGCAAAAAAAAagctaaataaaggtttaaaacatAAGAGCACCAGGTGCATGTGCCTAAAATTCTTCTTATGA
- the LOC106574070 gene encoding ELAV-like protein 1 isoform X3, with protein sequence MTQKDVEDMFTRYGRIINSRVLVDQASGLSRGVAFIRFDKRAEAEDAIKDLNGQKPPGASEPITVKFAASPNQAKNSQLINQLYHNQGRRFGGPVHHQAQRFRFSPMSVDHMSGMSTVSAQGNSTAGWCIFIYNLGQDADEGILWQMFGPFGAVTNVKVIRDFNTNKCKGFGFVTMTNYEEAAMAIASLNGYRIGDKILQVSFKTSKGGHK encoded by the exons ATGACACAGAAAGACGTGGAGGATATGTTCACACGCTATGGCCGCATCATCAACTCACGTGTCTTGGTGGATCAGGCCTCTG GCCTGTCCAGGGGTGTGGCCTTTATCCGCTTTGACAAACGGGCCGAGGCGGAGGACGCTATCAAAGACCTGAACGGGCAGAAACCCCCGGGTGCCTCGGAGCCTATCACAGTGAAGTTTGCTGCCAGCCCCAACCAGGCCAAGAACTCCCAGCTCATCAACCAGCTCTACCACAACCAGGGCCGGCGCTTTGGAGGTCCAGTACACCACCAGGCCCAGAGATTCAG GTTCTCTCCAATGAGTGTGGACCACATGAGCGGCATGTCTACGGTTAGCGCTCAGGGGAACTCCACTGCTGGATGGTGTATCTTCATCTACAACCTGGGCCAGGACGCTGACGAAGGCATCCTGTGGCAGATGTTCGGGCCGTTCGGAGCCGTCACCAACGTCAAGGTCATCCGAGACTTCAACACCAACAAGTGCAAAGGCTTCGGCTTCGTCACCATGACCAACTACGAGGAGGCCGCCATGGCCATCGCCAGCCTCAACGGTTACCGCATTGGAGACAAGATCCTGCAGGTTTCCTTCAAAACCAGCAAGGGGGGTCACAAGTAA
- the LOC106574070 gene encoding ELAV-like protein 1 isoform X2: MAVRRGHIRYLKVCEVQSCQGDNRESQQHVSKGSINMKQEAYDNGYDEHMEDEPKDAKTNLIVNYLPQNMSQDELRSLFSSIGEVESAKLIRDKVAGHSLGYGFVNYVNASDAERAINTLNGLRLQSKTIKVSFARPSSDGIKDANLYISGLPKTMTQKDVEDMFTRYGRIINSRVLVDQASGLSRGVAFIRFDKRAEAEDAIKDLNGQKPPGASEPITVKFAASPNQAKNSQLINQLYHNQGRRFGGPVHHQAQRFRFSPMSVDHMSGMSTVSAQGNSTAGWCIFIYNLGQDADEGILWQMFGPFGAVTNVKVIRDFNTNKCKGFGFVTMTNYEEAAMAIASLNGYRIGDKILQVSFKTSKGGHK, translated from the exons ATGGCAGTCAGAAGGGGACACATCAGATACCTCAAA GTGTGTGAGGTACAGAGTTGTCAGGGTGACAATAGGGAGTCACAACAGCATGTCAGTAAGGGTTCAATTAACATGAAG CAAGAAGCTTATGATAATGGTTACGACGAACACATGGAAGATGAGCCCAAAGATGCCAAAACCAACCTTATTGTCAATTACCTGCCCCAGAACATGAGTCAGGACGAGTTGCGGAGTCTCTTCAGCAGCATCGGCGAGGTGGAGTCTGCCAAACTCATCCGCGATAAAGTGGCAG GCCACAGTTTAGGGTACGGATTTGTTAACTATGTTAACGCTAGTGATGCAGAAAGGGCTATCAATACCCTCAATGGGCTGAGACTACAGTCTAAAACTATCAAG GTGTCCTTTGCCAGGCCGAGCTCTGACGGTATTAAGGATGCCAATCTTTACATTAGTGGGCTGCCCAAGACCATGACACAGAAAGACGTGGAGGATATGTTCACACGCTATGGCCGCATCATCAACTCACGTGTCTTGGTGGATCAGGCCTCTG GCCTGTCCAGGGGTGTGGCCTTTATCCGCTTTGACAAACGGGCCGAGGCGGAGGACGCTATCAAAGACCTGAACGGGCAGAAACCCCCGGGTGCCTCGGAGCCTATCACAGTGAAGTTTGCTGCCAGCCCCAACCAGGCCAAGAACTCCCAGCTCATCAACCAGCTCTACCACAACCAGGGCCGGCGCTTTGGAGGTCCAGTACACCACCAGGCCCAGAGATTCAG GTTCTCTCCAATGAGTGTGGACCACATGAGCGGCATGTCTACGGTTAGCGCTCAGGGGAACTCCACTGCTGGATGGTGTATCTTCATCTACAACCTGGGCCAGGACGCTGACGAAGGCATCCTGTGGCAGATGTTCGGGCCGTTCGGAGCCGTCACCAACGTCAAGGTCATCCGAGACTTCAACACCAACAAGTGCAAAGGCTTCGGCTTCGTCACCATGACCAACTACGAGGAGGCCGCCATGGCCATCGCCAGCCTCAACGGTTACCGCATTGGAGACAAGATCCTGCAGGTTTCCTTCAAAACCAGCAAGGGGGGTCACAAGTAA